The window ATCGTCTTTGACTGAAGTCAAAGCCTGAACGGAGAGTGTCATGGCCAAAGCTAAGTTTGAACGTAATAAGCCGCATTGTAACATCGGCACCATTGGTCACGTCGACCATGGCAAGACCTCGCTGACCGCAGCGATCACCAAGGTGCTGGCGGAGACCGGCGGGGCTACGTTCACGGCGTACGACCAGATCGACAAGGCGCCCGAGGAAAAGGCGCGCGGCATCACCATTTCGACGGCGCACGTGGAATACGAGACCGCGAACCGTCACTATGCCCACGTCGACTGCCCCGGCCACGCCGACTATGTGAAGAACATGATCACCGGTGCCGCCCAGATGGACGGCGCGATCCTGGTGGTGTCGGCGGCCGACGGCCCGATGCCGCAGACCCGCGAGCACATCCTGCTGGCCCGCCAGGTCGGCGTTCCCGCCATCGTGGTGTTCCTCAACAAGTGCGACATGGTCGACGATCCGGAACTGCTCGAACTGGTCGAGATGGAAGTCCGCGAACTGCTGTCGAAGTACGATTTCCCGGGCGACGACATTCCGATCATCAAGGGTTCGGCTCTGGCCGCTCTTGAGAACAAGGATCCGAAGCTCGGCCACGACGCCGTGCTGGAATTGATGAAGGCTGTGGATGCAAGCATTCCGCAGCCGGCACGTCCGGTCGACCTGCCGTTCCTGATGCCGGTTGAAGACGTGTTCTCGATCTCGGGCCGCGGCACGGTTGTGACCGGTCGCGTCGAGCGCGGCATCGTCAAGGTCGGCGAGGAAATCGAGATCGTCGGTCTGAAGGACACCCAGAAGACCATCGTTACCGGCGTTGAAATGTTCCGCAAGCTGCTGGACCAGGGCCAGGCGGGCGACAACATCGGCGCGCTGCTGCGCGGCACCAAGCGCGAGGAAGTCGAGCGCGGTCAGGTGCTGTGCAAGCC is drawn from Bradyrhizobium prioriisuperbiae and contains these coding sequences:
- the tuf gene encoding elongation factor Tu yields the protein MAKAKFERNKPHCNIGTIGHVDHGKTSLTAAITKVLAETGGATFTAYDQIDKAPEEKARGITISTAHVEYETANRHYAHVDCPGHADYVKNMITGAAQMDGAILVVSAADGPMPQTREHILLARQVGVPAIVVFLNKCDMVDDPELLELVEMEVRELLSKYDFPGDDIPIIKGSALAALENKDPKLGHDAVLELMKAVDASIPQPARPVDLPFLMPVEDVFSISGRGTVVTGRVERGIVKVGEEIEIVGLKDTQKTIVTGVEMFRKLLDQGQAGDNIGALLRGTKREEVERGQVLCKPGSVKPHTKFKAEAYILTKEEGGRHTPFFTNYRPQFYFRTTDVTGVVHLPEGTEMVMPGDNIAMEVHLIVPIAMEEKLRFAIREGGRTVGSGVVASIIE